The sequence GGTACGCCCCCTGTGTTCAGGAGGAGAATCGCGTTTTACCGACGGCACTATCCGTGCCGGACACCGCCGGAACCGCACGGCCCGGCGCTTAGTTTTTGCCCCGCCAGTCCGCGCTCCGTGCCCGAGGCTGGTCCCTTCTCGCTTGCCCTCTCCCCGCACAGCCACCACGACTATGTCCTTTGTGACAGCCCGCTCGTCCTGCGCCCTCAGCTTCCTCGCTGCCCTCTTGCTCCTCGCTGCCCCGTCGCAGGCGCAGTGGATCAACGAACTCCACTACGACAACACCGGCGGCGACGTCGGCGAGGCCGTCGAGGTCGTCCTCCCGAGCGCGGCCGACGCCGCCGACTTCGACCTCTACCTCTACAACGGCAACGGCGGCGCGGTCTACGACGGCCCCCTCAACCTCGGCACGGACTTCACCGAGGGCGACACCGACGGCGACTTCACGGTCTACTCCCTCGCGGTCGTCGTGCAGAACGGCGACCCCGACGGGCTGGCACTCACCGAGGGCGGCGTGGTCGTGCCCGGCCAGTTCCTCTCCTACGAGGGCACCTTCACCGCGACCGATGGTCCCGCCGACGGCCTCACCTCGACCGACATCGGCGTGGCCGAGGGCGGCGGCACGGCCGCAGGCGAGTCGCTCCAACTGGTCGGGCAGGGCCTGGCCTACGCCGACTTCGCATGGCAGGCCCCGGCCGGCGACTCCTTCGGCAGCGTCAACAGCGGGCAGACGTTTGCCCCGCCGAGCACCGATCCCATCGTGCGCTTCACCGCGAGCGCGGGCACGGCCGAGGAGGGCGAGAGCATCGACCTCTCGGTCGAGATCGACTACCCCGACGACGCCCCCGACGGCGCGGACGTGACGGTCGAGGTCGCGCTCGACGCCCTCGCCAGCACCGCCGACGCTGCCGACTTCGACGGCGCGACGACGGCTACGCTGACCTTCGACGGCGACACGGACAACGAGACCCTCTCGGCCACCTTCACACTCGCCGACGACGCGGACGTGGAGGGCGACGAAGAGGCGGTGTTCGGACTCGCGGTGACGAGCGGAGAGGCGATGGTGATGCCGCCCTCGACGTTCACCCTCACCATCAACGACGAGGACACGCCCGACCTCGCCCGCGTGCAAATCATCCACAACGCCCCCGACCCGGCGGCCGACACGGTAGATGTCCTGATCGCGGGCCTGGCGTTGCCTCCCACGCAGACGCTGTTTAACGATGTGCCCTTCCGCGGAGCCACGGCATTCTTCGACCTCAACCCCGGAGACTACACGGTGTCTGTTAGCGCCCAGGACGGTACCGAACTGATCTTCGAGGAGCTCACCCTGGAATCGGGCGAGTCCTACCAGCTCATCGCCAGCGGCGTGGCCGACCCGAGCCAGTTCCAGCCCAACCCCAACGGCCAGGACATCGCGGCCGAGCTGTTCGTCAACGCGATGGCGCGCGAGACCTCGGACGGGCCGGGCGAAGTCCGCTTCAACATCGTCCACGGGTCCACCGACGGGCCGCGCTTCGACCTCTTCGTGGACGACCTCCAACTGGCCAACGACCTCACCTACGGCGTCGTCACCGCGTACGCCGGGGTCCCGGCCGACGAGTACATCCTGGAGGTCCAGAACGCCAACGGCACCCAGGTTCTGGGAGCCTTCTTCGCGCCCTTCTCCGGCTTCGGCGGACAGGCGGTCTCTGTCCTCGCCTCGGGGTTTGTCACGCCCGGCAACGAGGACGACACCAACGGCACCCCGCCGAGCTTCGGCTTGCTCCTGGTGTTTCCCGACGGCAATACCGCCTTGCTGGCCCAGTCCCTCGGCGAGGTGGACATCGCTACCGCCCGCAACGCTCCACTTCTTAGTCTCGTCACCGTCGAGGGCACAGTCACCCGCGCGCTCGGCGACTTCACCCGCATCCAGGACGCGACCGGCGGCCTCACGATTCGCCAGACCTCGGGCCCGTTCATGGAAGACGTGAACGACGGCACGATCACCACCGGCACCGTCCTCCGCGTCACCGGGCTGACGAGTGAGTTCGCCTCGCTCTTCCAGCTCAACGAGCAGCTCGGGAGCGAGGACGACTACGAACTCCTCGGCACCGACGACCTGCCGGCCGTGGAGATCGTGACGCTCGCCGAGATCGCCGCTGGCGGCGAGATGTTCGAGAGCCAGCTCGTCCAGCTTGTCAACCTCAACATCCTCGGCGACGGCGACACCGAGTTCCAGCCCAGCACGACCTACCAGATCTCGGACGCTAGCCTGAGCGACGGGTCGGTCACGCTCCGCGTCCCCAACGCCGACGACACCGACATCGACGGCACCCCGATCCCGCTTGCGCGCTTCGACTACACCGGCGTCCTCGGCCAGTTCGACTTCGACGACCCGGACGCGGGCTACCAGCTCAACCCGGTCCAGGCCACCGACGTCGTCGCGCAGGACCAGGTGAGCGCCCGCCTCCAGATCATCCACAATGCGCCCGACCCGGCCTTCGACGAGGTGGACATCTACGTCAACGGCGACCTGTTCGAGGATGACCTCGCCTTCCGCACCGGCACCCCGTTCGCCGTCGTGCCGGCGGGCGTGAAGCTCGAGGTGGCCGTCGCGCCCGGCACCTCGTCCAGCGCGGGCGAGGCCATCTTCACGGAGACCTACACCCTCCTGACCGAGATCAACTACCAGCTCATCGCCACCGGCGTTGGGGACGGCAGCTTCGAGGCCAACCCGGACGGCAATGACATCGCCTTCACGCTCGTCGTCAACGACATGGCCCAGTTGGAATCGGACACGGACGACACCAACTCGGACCTGAACTTCGTCCACGGCACGCCGGACGCGCCGGCCGTCGACGTGCGCACGGGCGTGACGCAGGACATCGTCATCTTCGACGACGTGGCCTTTGGCGGGCAGGACGGCTACCAGCCCTTCGCGCCCGAACTCCAGATGCTGGAGGTCACCACGGCCGACGGCGTGACGAGCGTGGCGCTGTTCGAGGTAGACTTCTCCGGGCGCATCGACGAAGCTGGGACGGTCCTCGCCTCGGGCTTCCTCACGCCCGAGAACGAGGACGACACCAACGGCACCCCGCCGGGCTTCGGCCTCCTCGTCGTCTTCGCCGACGGCTCCGCCCTGTTCGCCGAGCCGGCCTCGGTCTCGGCCGAAGACGGCACCGCGCTCCCGACGGCCTTCGCGCTCCAGGGCACCTACCCTAACCCGTTCGCCACCCAGATGACGGTGCGCTACGACCTGCCCGCCGACGCCCGCGTGGGCCTGGAGGTCTACGACACGCTCGGCCGCCGCGTGCTCGCGCTCGCGCCGCAGCCTGTCGCCGCCGGCCGGGGCCGGACGCTGACGGTGGACGCCGCACTCCCCTCGGGCGTCTACCTCTACCGGCTGTCGGCAGAGACGGCGACCGAGACGACCGTCGAGACCGGCCGCGTGACGGTCGTCCGGTAGGGGCACCGAGGCAGAGGACAGGAGGCCGCGCGAGCGAGACCGGAGTCTAACCCGCACTGCGTTGGTGGCGGCCCCGGCGGTCGGGGACGGGGTACCCCGGGGCTACTGTGCGCCATACATACGCCGTATGCCATATATTGTCTCACCATCGCCCAAGTCATAGCTTCACCCAACCCTATGCCCCGAGAAAAAGGCGTCATTCGGATCGACTCCGACTCGACGCACGGATGGCAGGTCCGTGTCTACCGCCACGGAAAGACCTATTCCAAGCTCTTCAGCGACCGCAAGTGCGGCGGCAAGGAGGAGGCCTTCCAGCAGGCGCTCGTCTACCGGGACGAGTTGCAGGCAGAAGTGGACGCCATGCCCGAGAGCGAGCCCAAGCGCCGCCTCATCCGCCACAACAAGAACAACGCGACCGGCGTCCTCGGCGTCTCGCGGACCTTCAAGCGCGACCGCCACGGCCACCGCCACGAGGTCTACGCCGTGTCGTGGAACCCGGCCCCCGGCGAGGCGCGCGGGACGTCGTTCTCGATCCGCAAGTACGGCGAAGAGACGGCCTTCAAGATGGCGTGCAAGCTGCGCTTCCAGAAGATGAAGGAGATCTACGAGGACCGCTACCCGCTGACCTCGTACCTGGAGCTCTACGAGCAGGGCAAGGACCACCTCGGCAAGACCCCGGCCAGCGACGCGCCTCCCAAGCGGCGCGCCCGTCGGAAGAAAAAGGCCTAGCCCTCGGGCAAGATAGAGCCGACAGGCTCCGTGCCTCCGTCATCCCGGACCCCGATCAGGATCTAGGG is a genomic window of Bacteroidota bacterium containing:
- a CDS encoding DUF4397 domain-containing protein — protein: MSFVTARSSCALSFLAALLLLAAPSQAQWINELHYDNTGGDVGEAVEVVLPSAADAADFDLYLYNGNGGAVYDGPLNLGTDFTEGDTDGDFTVYSLAVVVQNGDPDGLALTEGGVVVPGQFLSYEGTFTATDGPADGLTSTDIGVAEGGGTAAGESLQLVGQGLAYADFAWQAPAGDSFGSVNSGQTFAPPSTDPIVRFTASAGTAEEGESIDLSVEIDYPDDAPDGADVTVEVALDALASTADAADFDGATTATLTFDGDTDNETLSATFTLADDADVEGDEEAVFGLAVTSGEAMVMPPSTFTLTINDEDTPDLARVQIIHNAPDPAADTVDVLIAGLALPPTQTLFNDVPFRGATAFFDLNPGDYTVSVSAQDGTELIFEELTLESGESYQLIASGVADPSQFQPNPNGQDIAAELFVNAMARETSDGPGEVRFNIVHGSTDGPRFDLFVDDLQLANDLTYGVVTAYAGVPADEYILEVQNANGTQVLGAFFAPFSGFGGQAVSVLASGFVTPGNEDDTNGTPPSFGLLLVFPDGNTALLAQSLGEVDIATARNAPLLSLVTVEGTVTRALGDFTRIQDATGGLTIRQTSGPFMEDVNDGTITTGTVLRVTGLTSEFASLFQLNEQLGSEDDYELLGTDDLPAVEIVTLAEIAAGGEMFESQLVQLVNLNILGDGDTEFQPSTTYQISDASLSDGSVTLRVPNADDTDIDGTPIPLARFDYTGVLGQFDFDDPDAGYQLNPVQATDVVAQDQVSARLQIIHNAPDPAFDEVDIYVNGDLFEDDLAFRTGTPFAVVPAGVKLEVAVAPGTSSSAGEAIFTETYTLLTEINYQLIATGVGDGSFEANPDGNDIAFTLVVNDMAQLESDTDDTNSDLNFVHGTPDAPAVDVRTGVTQDIVIFDDVAFGGQDGYQPFAPELQMLEVTTADGVTSVALFEVDFSGRIDEAGTVLASGFLTPENEDDTNGTPPGFGLLVVFADGSALFAEPASVSAEDGTALPTAFALQGTYPNPFATQMTVRYDLPADARVGLEVYDTLGRRVLALAPQPVAAGRGRTLTVDAALPSGVYLYRLSAETATETTVETGRVTVVR